In Vigna unguiculata cultivar IT97K-499-35 chromosome 3, ASM411807v1, whole genome shotgun sequence, a single genomic region encodes these proteins:
- the LOC114176990 gene encoding uncharacterized protein T19C3.4-like isoform X1, whose translation MSYFWFLKLIVKCLDHCAWPVLALGYPLCASVQAIETNSYRETKDLISYWILLSLIYILEYVFSGPLEWNPFWPYTKLMIIFWLVVPDFGRASYAYNNIIRTCLSNPEAIIRSFNNWRKSFVKKDNFLVHAERYLEEYGTEALMKLIASKTNGEEIQTEHKATKDSEVIVKKEIPTDIQVKYVPVVRELEQSENGSASMLETVGTAAMKEVGESSTQKEVKVQKEWTCALCHVTTSSEKTLNSHLQGSKHLAMLIGLKTKNQPVSQKNLQKKPAGVNIKEVICEICNVKCPCEITFASHRNGKKHLAKVQSLF comes from the exons ATGTCTTATTTCTGGTTTCTTAAACTCATCGTCAAGTGCCTTGATCATTGCGCATG GCCTGTTCTTGCTCTGGGGTACCCTTT ATGTGCTTCTGTACAAGCAATTGAGACCAATTCCTATAGAGAAACCAAGGATTTGATATCGTATTGGATACTCCTCTCGCTGATATACATACTTGAGTATGTTTTTTCTGGGCCTCTTGAATG GAACCCGTTCTGGCCTTACACGAAGCTAATGATCATCTTCTGGCTCGTTGTGCCAGACTTTGGACGGGCTTCTTATGCCTACAATAATATTATTCGAACATGCCTCTCAAATCCAGAAGCAATCATACGTAGTTTCAATAACTGGAGGAAGTCTTTTGTCAAGAAAGATAACTTTTTAGTGCATGCAGAGAGATATTTGGAAGAGTATGGAACAGAAGCCTTAATGAAACTCATTGCTAGCAAG ACAAATGGAGAAGAGATCCAAACAGAGCACAAAGCCACTAAAGATTCGGAGGTGATCGTGAAAAAAGAAATTCCTACAGACATCCAAGTAAAG TATGTTCCTGTGGTGCGTGAACTTGAGCAAAGTGAGAATGGTTCAGCAAGCATGTTGGAAACTGTAGGAACTGCTGCCATGAAAGAGGTTGGTGAGAGTTCTACACAGAAGGAAGTTAAAGTTCAGAAGGAGTGGACTTGCGCTCTATGCCATGTAACAACATCGAGCGAGAAAACCTTGAATTCACACCTGCAAGGAAGCAAACACTTGGCCATGTTGATTGGTCTGAAGACAAAGAATCAACCTGTTTCACAGAAGAATCTGCAAAAGAAACCTGCTGGGGTGAATATTAAAGAAGTAATATGTGAAATCTGTAATGTGAAATGCCCTTGCGAGATTACCTTCGCCTCTCACAGAAATGGGAAGAAGCATTTGGCTAAAGTTCAAAGTTTATTCTGA
- the LOC114176990 gene encoding uncharacterized protein T19C3.4-like isoform X2, whose amino-acid sequence MSYFWFLKLIVKCLDHCAWPVLALGYPLCASVQAIETNSYRETKDLISYWILLSLIYILEYVFSGPLEWNPFWPYTKLMIIFWLVVPDFGRASYAYNNIIRTCLSNPEAIIRSFNNWRKSFVKKDNFLVHAERYLEEYGTEALMKLIASKTNGEEIQTEHKATKDSEVIVKKEIPTDIQYVPVVRELEQSENGSASMLETVGTAAMKEVGESSTQKEVKVQKEWTCALCHVTTSSEKTLNSHLQGSKHLAMLIGLKTKNQPVSQKNLQKKPAGVNIKEVICEICNVKCPCEITFASHRNGKKHLAKVQSLF is encoded by the exons ATGTCTTATTTCTGGTTTCTTAAACTCATCGTCAAGTGCCTTGATCATTGCGCATG GCCTGTTCTTGCTCTGGGGTACCCTTT ATGTGCTTCTGTACAAGCAATTGAGACCAATTCCTATAGAGAAACCAAGGATTTGATATCGTATTGGATACTCCTCTCGCTGATATACATACTTGAGTATGTTTTTTCTGGGCCTCTTGAATG GAACCCGTTCTGGCCTTACACGAAGCTAATGATCATCTTCTGGCTCGTTGTGCCAGACTTTGGACGGGCTTCTTATGCCTACAATAATATTATTCGAACATGCCTCTCAAATCCAGAAGCAATCATACGTAGTTTCAATAACTGGAGGAAGTCTTTTGTCAAGAAAGATAACTTTTTAGTGCATGCAGAGAGATATTTGGAAGAGTATGGAACAGAAGCCTTAATGAAACTCATTGCTAGCAAG ACAAATGGAGAAGAGATCCAAACAGAGCACAAAGCCACTAAAGATTCGGAGGTGATCGTGAAAAAAGAAATTCCTACAGACATCCAA TATGTTCCTGTGGTGCGTGAACTTGAGCAAAGTGAGAATGGTTCAGCAAGCATGTTGGAAACTGTAGGAACTGCTGCCATGAAAGAGGTTGGTGAGAGTTCTACACAGAAGGAAGTTAAAGTTCAGAAGGAGTGGACTTGCGCTCTATGCCATGTAACAACATCGAGCGAGAAAACCTTGAATTCACACCTGCAAGGAAGCAAACACTTGGCCATGTTGATTGGTCTGAAGACAAAGAATCAACCTGTTTCACAGAAGAATCTGCAAAAGAAACCTGCTGGGGTGAATATTAAAGAAGTAATATGTGAAATCTGTAATGTGAAATGCCCTTGCGAGATTACCTTCGCCTCTCACAGAAATGGGAAGAAGCATTTGGCTAAAGTTCAAAGTTTATTCTGA
- the LOC114179836 gene encoding anthocyanidin 3-O-glucosyltransferase 7-like yields MSSDSTKDKHVAVFPFPFGTHVVPILNLVLRLSQATPSCTFSFISTHKCNALHFAKPHNPSNIKPYSINDGIPYEGHPLANHPIEKLNFFLSTGPENLRKGIQMAEEDTKKKVTCIISDAFVSSSLLVAQSLNVPWIAFWPPMSCTLSLYFYIDFIRQKFEDCDEDARFDISPGLPKMCVKDIPQDLLFTGEKEMVFSRTLVSLGEVLPQAKAVVMNFFEELDPPLFVEDMRSKLQCMLYVVPVRFPILLSGADPSGCLSWLDSNPSMSVVYVSFGTVVTPPPHEIVAVAEALEESGFPFVWSLKESVRGLLPDGFEKRTLMRGKVVPWVPQTQLLGHDSVGVFVTHCGSNSVTESVSSGVPMICRPFYGDQMVGARVIEDVWKVGVTIEGRVFNKNGLIRSLNLILVQEDGKKIRDNVLEMKKTVEDASTPEGLSASNFKTLVEVISSSSKGGESL; encoded by the coding sequence ATGTCATCAGACTCAACAAAAGACAAACATGTTGCAGTCTTTCCTTTCCCCTTCGGCACACACGTTGTACCTATCTTGAACCTCGTCCTCAGACTCTCTCAGGCCACTCCAAGCTGTACATTCTCGTTCATCAGCACACACAAATGCAATGCGTTGCATTTCGCAAAACCCCACAACCCCTCCAACATCAAGCCCTATAGCATAAACGATGGAATCCCTTACGAGGGTCACCCATTAGCCAACCACCCAATCGAAAAGCTCAATTTTTTTCTCAGCACCGGACCTGAGAATTTGCGCAAGGGTATACAGATGGCTGAAGAAGACACCAAGAAAAAGGTCACATGCATCATTTCCGATGCTTTTGTATCCTCTTCTCTCCTTGTGGCTCAGAGCCTCAATGTTCCTTGGATTGCATTTTGGCCACCCATGTCATGCACGCTTTCTCTATATTTCTACATTGACTTTATACGCCAGAAGTTTGAAGACTGCGATGAAGATGCTCGCTTTGATATATCCCCGGGGTTGCCCAAGATGTGTGTTAAAGATATTCCGCAGGATCTTCTTTTCACCGGAGAAAAGGAGATGGTGTTTTCAAGGACGCTGGTTTCACTGGGTGAGGTGCTACCTCAAGCCAAGGCAGTGGTTATGAATTTCTTTGAGGAATTAGACCCACCTTTGTTCGTCGAAGACATGAGATCCAAATTGCAGTGTATGCTTTATGTTGTGCCGGTTCGGTTCCCGATATTATTATCTGGGGCAGATCCGAGTGGATGCTTGTCGTGGTTGGATTCGAATCCTTCTATGTCAGTGGTGTATGTTTCGTTTGGGACGGTGGTGACGCCACCTCCACATGAGATTGTGGCGGTGGCGGAGGCATTGGAAGAAAGTGGATTTCCATTTGTGTGGTCTCTGAAGGAAAGTGTGAGGGGTCTTTTGCCAGATGGGTTTGAGAAGAGAACCTTGATGCGTGGGAAAGTGGTGCCTTGGGTTCCACAAACCCAACTCTTGGGACATGATTCGGTAGGAGTTTTTGTGACTCATTGTGGATCTAACTCAGTGACTGAGAGTGTTTCGAGTGGGGTTCCTATGATCTGCAGGCCATTCTATGGAGATCAAATGGTGGGTGCAAGAGTGATAGAGGATGTTTGGAAGGTTGGGGTGACGATAGAAGGTAGGGTGTTCAACAAAAACGGATTGATTAGAAGCTTAAATCTTATTCTGGTGCAGGAAGATGGGAAGAAGATTAGAGACAACGTTCTTGAGATGAAGAAAACTGTGGAAGATGCATCTACGCCTGAAGGGTTATCAGCAAGCAATTTTAAGACTTTGGTAGAAGTGATTTCTAGCTCTTCAAAGGGTGGGGAAAGTTTGTAG
- the LOC114176045 gene encoding anthocyanidin 3-O-glucosyltransferase 7-like has protein sequence MENKHIAVIAFPFGSHLKPLLNLVLKLAQAAPHSSFSFIGTHKSNAILFPGSHIPNNIKPYTISDGIPEGHVLSNNPTEKIDLFLKTGPHNLHKGIQLAEADTEKRVTCIIADAFVTSSLLVAQTLDVPWIALWLPNSCSLSLYFYTDLIRHHCANHAAKTTLDFLPGLSKIRVEDIPQDLVVVGEKESVFTRTLVSLGKVLPQAKAVVMNCFEELDPPLFVQDMRSKLQSLLYVVPFPSPLLPLSDKDSSGCLSWLDTKSARSVVYVCFGTVVAPPPDELVAVAEALVESGFPFLWSLKEALMGGLPSGFVERTKMRGKVVPLAPQTQVLAHDSIGVFLTHCGANSVMECVSSGVPMICRPFFGDQDIAGRVIEDIWESGMIIEGRVFTKNALVKSLNLILVQEEGKKIRENALKAKKIVEDAVRPEGQAAKDFKTLVEIISTS, from the coding sequence ATGGAAAACAAACACATAGCAGTTATTGCCTTTCCTTTTGGCAGCCACCTTAAGCCTCTTTTAAACCTTGTTCTCAAACTAGCTCAGGCTGCTCCacactcttcattttcattcattGGCACACACAAATCCAACGCAATCCTTTTCCCAGGATCCCACATCCCCAATAACATCAAACCTTATACCATCAGTGATGGAATCCCAGAGGGTCACGTCCTAAGCAATAATCCAACTGAAAAAATTGATCTTTTTCTCAAAACTGGTCCTCACAACTTGCACAAGGGAATACAACTTGCTGAAGCCGACACAGAGAAGAGAGTCACATGCATCATTGCCGATGCTTTTGTCACCTCTTCTCTCCTTGTGGCTCAGACACTCGATGTTCCTTGGATTGCACTTTGGCTTCCAAATTCATGCTCGCTTTCTCTCTATTTTTACACTGACCTCATACGCCACCACTGTGCAAACCATGCTGCAAAGACAACCTTGGATTTCCTTCCGGGGTTGTCTAAGATCCGTGTTGAAGATATACCACAGGATCTGGTCGTCGTTGGAGAGAAAGAGAGTGTGTTTACAAGGACGCTTGTTTCATTGGGTAAGGTGCTACCTCAAGCTAAGGCAGTGGTTATGAATTGCTTTGAGGAATTGGATCCACCATTGTTTGTTCAGGACATGAGATCCAAGTTGCAGTCTTTGCTCTATGTTGTTCCATTTCCCTCTCCGCTGTTGCCACTATCCGACAAAGATTCAAGCGGGTGCTTGTCGTGGTTGGATACCAAGAGTGCCAGATCGGTggtttatgtttgttttgggaCCGTGGTGGCACCGCCACCCGATGAGCTTGTAGCGGTGGCAGAGGCATTGGTAGAAAGTGGGTTTCCATTTCTGTGGTCTCTAAAGGAAGCTCTAATGGGTGGTTTGCCAAGTGGGTTTGTTGAGAGGACCAAGATGCGTGGGAAAGTGGTGCCTTTGGCCCCACAAACGCAAGTTTTGGCACACGATTCGATAGGAGTTTTCCTGACTCACTGTGGGGCTAACTCTGTGATGGAGTGTGTTTCAAGTGGTGTTCCTATGATTTGTAGGCCATTCTTCGGAGATCAAGATATAGCTGGAAGAGTTATAGAGGATATTTGGGAGAGTGGGATGATAATAGAAGGTAGGGTGTTCACAAAAAATGCACTGGTGAAAAGCTTGAATCTAATTTTGGTGCAGGAAGAGGGGAAGAAGATTAGGGAAAATGCTCTGAAGGCAAAGAAGATTGTGGAAGATGCAGTTAGGCCTGAAGGGCAAGCAGCAAAGGATTTCAAGACTTTGGTGGAAATAATTTCTACATCTTAA